The proteins below come from a single Asterias rubens chromosome 9, eAstRub1.3, whole genome shotgun sequence genomic window:
- the LOC117294689 gene encoding uncharacterized protein LOC117294689, with the protein MTKIKRKAVHSPGTPSTRKPLKKRLNFEEGATSVHHHGLVKAEVVIQYVNHAQKRQLSGPWIQVAAALCAGDHHRAIQHVISMKEAKDYITASFIQSVVEEADNLCDPDNHSLFRESTIEDLNNFNFTQQDLELQLKAPLLASTLHAVAENTNIKRNVKKTKKTLIPGVTTAAGILLNCRSQTMNAHQVLTSLVLKKSGAKLSAFHHLQNRNISTNYKTVMRRQLDFGVDFDKDVKQWAKETSEAECNERQLQDSGSKELVEEFNKSRSDMGYQLVMDNVDVIVHPRYTSRKQHGTDHHMVQMIAIQNRVKAHHLPNNDHITTVDKIDVSEFLPTVSDNIKLKQNCITHVGNIICENIPALNWIKAHITSPIHHKHMAELQQKSKIVNLGVLMEDENKTDGIYNIMHHLHKYVPGHKSDQVTPIISSGDLLTCERESSCRRDQINSTTSSDRLEGLVPVIADFHVLGNFYQVIWHYLYDPSSSGDKGTLYSARSFLEARNVTSDPMKNFNAASDLITQFTVALVIAAAMTFFGLESLSDEPSKNEFNYAIHQDRREYVHRVLEEIVDRYIIPSDNELSQDSTVMSCPQCKKKYITRKGLKNHMRTKHPGVQVSQPKDKSSLGPEKDAMFNYTRTAIKLGMIAYDFTDARKMGDGDRIILLFKFLLIHFKAAQKPKYSFQVLRLLSQVKCFLTPRLAYELTWNRFVNRTGKPYHNIEVDRELEHQNRVFKENCGGLRGKITSQSIDRISHSAQVVDTMLTRVNSQLSRKPSGTHKKQNNKDQVALALELHKDRIFDIQPGRRHFHFPDFPYSVLSTLSEPDLHNWIRSSLKQIAKNT; encoded by the exons ATGACTAAGATTAAGAGGAAAGCTGTTCATTCACCTGGGACACCCTCAACCCGAAAA CCACTGAAGAAGCGACTCAATTTTGAGGAGGGGGCCACCAGTGTGCATCATCATGGTCTGGTAAAAGCTGAG GTAGTAATACAGTATGTAAATCATGCACAGAAAAGACAGCTGTCTGGCCCATGGATACAAGTTGCTGCTGCATTATGTGCAGGTGATCACCACAGAGCAATACAGCATGTCATATCTATGAAGGAAGCCAAAGATTACATCACAGCCAGTTTTATTCAATCTGTTGTTGAAGAAGCTGATAACCTTTGTGATCCAGATAACCACTCTCTTTTCCGTGAATCCACCATTGAAGACCTCAATAATTTCAACTTTACCCAACAAGACCTTGAACTGCAACTGAAAGCACCATTGCTGGCATCAACTCTTCATGCTGTTGCAGAAAACACTAACATAAAACGAAATGTtaagaaaactaaaaaaacactCATCCCAGGTGTGACAACAGCTGCTGGCATTCTCCTTAACTGTAGGTCACAAACGATGAATGCACATCAAGTGTTGACATCACTTGTTCTCAAAAAAAGTGGTGCAAAGTTGTCTGCCTTCCATCATCTTCAAAATCGGAACATCAGCACAAATTATAAAACAGTGATGCGACGGCAGCTAGATTTTGGAGTTGATTTCGACAAGGATGTAAAACAGTGGGCTAAGGAAACTTCCGAGGCTGAATGTAACGAACGACAACTACAAGACAGTGGCAGTAAAGAACTAGTTGAAGAATTCAATAAAAGCAGGTCTGACATGGGTTATCAACTTGTCATGGACAATGTAGATGTAATTGTCCATCCCCGCTACACATCAAGAAAACAACATGGTACAGATCATCACATGGTCCAGATGATTGCCATCCAAAACAGAGTCAAAGCACATCACCTGCCAAATAATGACCACATAACAACTGTAGATAAAATTGATGTTTCAGAGTTTCTCCCAACTGTGTCAGACAACATTAAATTGAAGCAAAATTGTATCACACATGTCGGTAACATCATTTGCGAGAACATTCCAGCACTGAACTGGATTAAAGCACATATCACCAGTCCAATTCATCACAAACACATGGCAGAACTGCAGCAGAAATCTAAAATC GTTAATCTTGGAGTATTGATGGAGGATGAGAACAAGACAGACGGCATATACAACATCATGCACCACCTGCACAAATATGTCCCGGGACATAAAAGTGATCAGGTAACACCCATCATCAGTTCAGGAGATCTTCTCACATGTGAAAGGGAGAGTTCCTGCAGGCGAGACCAAATTAACTCTACTACATCCAGTGATCGACTTGAGGGCCTTGTTCCTGTGATTGCTGATTTTCATGTGTTGGGCAATTTCTACCAG GTGATATGGCATTACCTGTATGACCCATCTTCAAGTGGTGATAAAGGTACACTATACTCGGCACGAAGTTTTTTGGAAGCGAGAAACGTCACAAGCGACCCAATGAAAAATTTCAACGCAGCATCTGACCTCATCACCCAATTCACAGTCGCCTTGGTCATTGCAGCTGCAATGACCTTTTTTGGTCTGGAATCTCTATCTGATGAGCCTTCCAAAAATGAGTTCAATTATGCCATACATCAAGACAGGAGAGAATATGTTCATCGTGTGTTGGAAGAAATTGTAGACCGCTACATTATTCCAAGTGATAATGAACTATCCCAGGATTCAACTGTGATGTCCTGTCCACAGTGTAAGAAGAAATATATCACAAGGAAAGGGCTGAAAAATCACATGCGGACAAAGCATCCAGGTGTTCAAGTCAGCCAACCTAAAGACAAGTCTTCCCTCGGACCAGAAAAGGATGCCATGTTTAACTACACCAGAACAGCTATTAAGTTGGGTATGATCGCATACGACTTCACCGATGCTCGCAAGATGGGAGATGGAGATAGAATTATACTTCTATTTAAGTTCCTTCTTATCCATTTTAAGGCAGCCCAAAAACCAAAATACAGCTTCCAAGTACTTCGGCTCTTGTCGCAAGTAAAGTGTTTCCTAACACCTCGCCTCGCATACGAGTTAACATGGAATCGGTTTGTCAACAGGACAGGTAAACCGTATCACAATATTGAGGTGGACAGAGAACTGGAACATCAGAACCGTGTATTTAAGGAAAACTGTGGGGGGCTTCGGGGTAAAATTACAAGCCAGAGTATCGACAGGATCAGCCATTCTGCTCAGGTAGTTGACACCATGTTAACAAGAGTTAACAGTCAACTATCTAGGAAGCCATCGGGAACCCACAAAAAACAGAATAACAAAGATCAAGTGGCACTAGCTTTAGAGCTTCATAAGGATCGTATATTCGACATTCAGCCAGGAAGGAGGCACTTTCATTTTCCAGATTTTCCATATTCTGTTCTCTCTACACTGAGTGAACCTGATCTCCACAACTGGATAAGATCTTCCCTGAAACAGATTGCAAAGAACACTTAA
- the LOC117294922 gene encoding probable ATP-dependent DNA helicase RecS: MYFYVVVITRKMAAGTDVRSLDQAFATVSEKLSLREGLKSQQSAALKQLVEGHDLFINLPTGFGKSVIFQAAPIVLDFVRSVDHAETESEGDLHEDAEKYLVIVVLPLKALVIEQLERVRKIGLQAADITSGVTDSVLENISKLSIIFSSPETLCGHRGKELLQAVRGRCSALFIDESHCVTKWGHSSGQSSAFRKCYSQLGELRSLLKLSTSVVALTATATKKARKTIVDSLSMRNYVLIEESPERTNIKYAVEKTSTKNFEGLFEWLSEDIKENGSATNRVIVYCQSRKLVSELYTIFRSLLPLQYHRYFNMYHTNTEDDVQRIIIDSFGKEDGEVRVLFATIAFGMGIDVKGVHTIIMLGHPADLDDFMQLSGRAGRDGMQSVAILIGYPGAGSCVKTTDEMKEFMQGVTCRRSIVRDSFPNPHTDSEDILKHNCCDVCAHACLCEGDICSVDPSFPEQQIHSIVTHGPSLVELQSVSVPDGELEILTDELNDYRETLLVGVSRHLYTGGDMACGLSASTVKNIISQCNLLFTFDQFCERYPFSTKAIALTVWDILQRTLSRQGDVSLSTQHLSDDTLLHDSEDEDDLISGEYAEIDLNGYSSDSNLIT, encoded by the exons atgtatttttatgttgttgttattaCAAGAAAAATGGCTGCTGGCACTGACGTGCGTTCCCTTGATCAAGCGTTCGCGACTGTTTCCGAAAAATTAAGTCTCAGAGAAGGACTGAAAAGCCAGCAATCTGCAGCTCTCAAACAGCTAGTTGAAGGTCACGACCTTTTTATTAATTTACCAACGGGGTTTGGAAAAAGTGTTATTTTTCAAGCGGCGCCGATAGTTTTAGACTTTGTTAGAAGTGTCGACCATGCTGAAACTGAAAGTGAAGGGGATCTCCATGAAGATGCCGAGAAATATTTAGTTATTGTTGTCCTTCCGTTGAAAGCCCTCGTTATTGAACAGCTGGAAAGAGTTCGCAAAATAGGTCTCCAAGCTGCAGACATTACATCTGGGGTGACGGATAGTGTCCTGGAGAATATCAGCAAGTTGTCCATTATTTTTTCAAGTCCAGAGACGCTGTGCGGACATCGAGGCAAAGAACTCCTCCAAGCAGTGAGGGGAAGGTGCTCGGCTTTGTTCATTGACGAAAGCCATTGTGTGACTAAATG GGGTCACTCATCTGGACAGAGTAGTGCATTCAGAAAGTGCTATAGCCAGCTTGGAGAGCTACGCTCCTTGCTGAAATTGTCTACATCAGTTGTAGCATTAACTGCCACAGCAACAAAGAAGGCAAGAAAGACAATTGTTGATAGTCTATCCATGCGTAACTATGTTCTCATTGAGGAGAGTCCAGAGCGAACAAACATCAAGTATGCTGTCGAAAAAACTTCAACAAAGAACTTTGAGGGTCTGTTTGAGTGGCTAAGTGAAGACATCAAGGAAAACGGAAGTGCAACAAACAGGGTAATTGTGTATTGCCAATCAAGAAAATTGGTTAGTGAACTCTATACAATATTTAGGTCCCTCCTTCCCCTGCAGTACCACAGATATTTCAACATGTACCACACCAACACTGAGGATGATGTACAGCGAATAATTATTGACAGTTTTGGCAAAGAGGATGGAGAGGTTAGGGTACTTTTTGCGACCATTGCCTTTGGGATGGGGATTGACGTCAAAGGTGTGCACACAATTATAATGCTTGGGCACCCAGCAGATTTAGATGACTTCATGCAACTGAGTGGTAGAGCAGGACGAGACGGTATGCAAAGTGTAGCCATCCTTATTGGATATCCGGGTGCAGGATCGTGTGTTAAGACAACTGATGAAATGAAGGAATTCATGCAGGGTGTTACCTGCCGACGCAGCATTGTCAGGGACAGTTTCCCCAACCCTCATACAGATTCAGAGGACATTTTGAAACACAATTGCTGTGATGTATGTGCACATGCATGTCTTTGTGAGGGAGACATCTGTTCAGTCGACCCATCTTTTCCTGAACAACAGATTCACAGTATAGTGACCCATGGACCTTCGTTAGTTGAACTCCAGTCTGTTTCTGTACCTGATGGTGAGCTCGAAATACTCACCGATGAACTGAATGATTACAGGGAGACTCTGTTAGTTGGTGTAAGTCGCCATTTGTATACTGGGGGGGACATGGCATGTGGGTTATCGGCTAGtactgttaaaaatattatttcacaaTGTAACTTACTTTTCACCTTTGATCAGTTTTGTGAAAGGTATCCTTTTTCAACTAAGGCAATTGCTTTGACAGTATGGGACATCCTCCAAAGAACTTTGAGTCGACAAGGTGATGTGTCATTGAGTACTCAACATTTATCTGATGATACACTGCTTCATGATTCAGAAGATGAAGATGACTTGATAAGTGGTGAATATGCAGAGATAGATTTAAATGGGTACAGTAGTGACAGTAACTTAATTACATGA